CACATAAAAGAAAAGGCCTCCGACTGCCGAAAGCCTTTTCTCTGCGGATTATTGCACCGTACCGTTTTTCTTTGCCGCGCGCGCTGCCTTGCGGTTGTTTCTCAATTCGCGCAACTTGGCGCGGAAAAAACTCGCACGCCGGCGTTTGCGCCACCAGAACCACAATAAAACCGCCGCGCCGATACCCAGCAGGATAAAAATACCCGCTTGAAACTGGTGCACTTTAGCCATCAGCCAATCGGTATTTTTAGCACCGTATTCGCCCAAATACACCCAAACAGGCACGGAAATCAATGCCGCCAGCCCGTCCATCATTAAAAAACGCCAATAGGAAACGCCGCTGATGCCGGCGGTAATGAATACCGGCGTACGCAACCCGGGCAGAAAACGGGCAACAAACAATACCCAGTTGCCGTATTTGTCAAACTTTTCCTGCACTTGAGCGTAACGCTTCGGGGTCATCACCCGGGCAATCGGTTTGAACTTCAGGATTTTGTGCCCCCAAATCCGACCGGCGGCAAACATACAGCCATCGCCGACCAATACGCCGAGCATACCGACCAAAAACATCATGTGTACGTCGGTATAGCCCAAACCGGAAATCACACCGCCCGTTACCAGCGTGATGTCTTCGGGAATCGGCACGCCGAAACCGCAGGCTACCAGTACGAGAAATACGGCGGCATAACCGTATTCGACAAAAAACTCTTCCAAAATCGCAAACATCGGCAAGCATTCCTGAAATGGGGTCAACAGAACGCCGCCGCCTTTTTCAGACGGCTTTTCGGCAAATCGCAAACAGCTATTTTACCAACAGATACAGAAGGCTGAAAGGGTTGCAGCGAAAATACCCGCCAAGTTGCTTCCTAACCGCGCATTTCGCATGGCCGGCGGGCGTTTGCGCGCATACCGCCACGCGCCGGCAATCCAACGAATAATACTGAAAGCCGTCTGCAAATTCGGTGTTTTATGGTCTCCAAACGCCTCTTTCCGCTTTACACTTGTTTCCGTCTCCAAAATTTAATCATGCCGTAACAAATCAACCGTCCAAGCATTAAAAAAACACAACAAAGCCGTCTGCATATTTCCGCAAAACGGTTTTACAGACGGCTTTATCCCTTATCTGCTATGCCAAGGTTGTATCCAAAGCGTTGGAAATATCCTGCCAAATATCATCGACATCTTCCACGCCGATAGAGAAACGCAACAATCCGACCTTGATGCCCATTGCCGTTTTCACATCATGCGGCACACCGCTGTGCGACTGCGAATAACAATGGTTGACCAGACTTTCCACACCACCGAGGCTGGCCGCCATTTTGACCATGTTCATGTTGCGGATAACGCTGTTGGCCGCTTCTTTCGTATCGTTTTTCAGATAAACCGTTACCACGCCGCCCACACCGCGCGGCATTTGCTGTTGCGCCAGTTCGTAATGTTCGTGCGAAACCAAGCCGGGATAAAACACCTGCGCTACTGCCGGATGCGTTTCCAAACGCTTGGCAATCTCCAGCGCATTTTCACAATGCGCCTTCATACGCAAAGCCAGCGTTTTGATGCCGCGCAACACCAGCCAGCAATCCATCGGCCCCGCCACCGCACCGCTGTTGACCATCATATTCTGCAACGGTTTGGCAAGCTCTTTGGTTTTCACCACCACCACACCCATCAATACATCGGAATGGCCGCACAAATATTTGGTGGCCGAGTGGAACACAATGTCGCAACCCATCTCCAGCGGATTTTGCAGATACGGCGTGGCAAACGTATTATCAATCCCCACCAAAGCACCGGCCGCCTTCGCCTTGGCCGCCAGCTTGGGAATATCCACCAATTTCAACAGCGGATTGGACGGCGTTTCCAACCACACCATCTTTACCTTGTGCTCCGCCAAAATCCGGTCGAGGTTGTCGGGATTGCCCAAATCGGCAAACACCACGTTTATCCCCCATCGGGCATACACATCATTCAGCAAATCGTATGCGCCGCCATAAATATCGGCAACCGCCACAATCGTATCACCCGGTTGCAGGAAAGTACGCCATACCGCATCAATACCCGCCATACCGCTGGCGAAAGCAAAGCCCGCCGCACCGTGTTCCAAATCCGCCACCGTATCTTCCAACACTTTGCGGGTCGGATTGCTCAAACGCGAATAACGGTAAGGAATCTGTTCGCCGATTTCCTGCATGGCAAACATACTGTTCTGATACACCGGCGGCATCAGCGCACGGTTATGCTCATCGCAATCATAGCTGGAGTGAATGGCCTTAGTCGCAAATTTCATGGTGGTACGCCCGTTAAGAAATAAACGCTTCATTCTATCACTATCTGAAAAATAGCAACAATCAATTAAAAGCCCCTATTTTGATTTTAGATTAACCTCCACAAGTGATATAATCTCGCATTTGCAAAACCGATTTTTGCAGACGGCATAACCAAGTAAAAAAACCGTCCGAACACACACAGCGACTTATCCGCTTAATCTCTAAGGAAAACACGCATGAACGCCATTGCAGACGTGCAATCAACCCGCGACTTACGCAACCTGCCGATTAACCAAGTCGGCATCAAAGACCTCCGTTTCCCCATCATACTCAGCAGCGACGAAGGCGAACAGGCCACCGTTGCCCGCCTGACCATGACCGTCCGCCTGCCTGCCGAGCAAAAAGGCACCCATATGTCGCGTTTCGTCGCCCTGATGGAGCAGGAAACCGAAGCCATGAGTTTCGGCCACCTGCAAAAGCTGACCCGCGACATGGCCGCATTATTGGAATCCGAAAGCGGCAAAATTACCGTTTCCTTCCCGTTTTTCCGCAAAAAAACCGCCCCCATTTCCGCCATCCAATCCCTGATGGATTACGACGTTACCCTGATCGGCGAACTGGAAAACGGCAAATACCGCCACAGCATCAAAGTGCTGGTTCCCGTAACCAGCCTCTGCCCCTGCTCCAAAGAAATTTCCCAATACGGCGCGCATAACCAGCGCTCCCACGTTACCGTTACGCTGACCGTAAACGAAGAAGTCGGTATCGAAGAAATCATCGACTGCGTGGAAAATCAGGCCAGTTGCCAGCTCTACGGCCTGCTCAAACGCCCCGACGAGAAACACGTTACCGAAAAAGCCTACGAGAATCCGAAGTTTGTCGAAGACATGGTTCGCGATGTCGCCACCGCACTGATGGCAGACAAGCGAATCGAAAGTTTCACTGTCGAAAGCGAAAATTTCGAATCTATTCACAACCATTCCGCTTATGCTTATATCGCTTACCCTTAAAGCGGTATTGCCTCAAGCCACGGATATAAAAAAGGCCGTCTGTATTTTTGCAGACGGCCTTTTTATCTTTTCACGCCACTTGCTGCCATAAAATAGTGGCAGCCGTCAGGCGTTTTCCAAATAAAACGTGCAGATAGCAACAAGGGCTTTGGTTTTTGAACCGCCTGCTTTGGCTATTGCGGCATCGATAATATCCATCTCGGCAGCTTTGGCGTTAATGCCCATTACCCGACGTTCTCCGCTGGCGAGTTTGGCTTTATTGAAAGCCGCAGCGGTTTTGGCGCGTAGTTTCTTAGTAAGCAAGGCAGACCTCGTATTGTGATTGATTGGGATACTGTAGAAAAGTTATGCGCTTTGCATTGCACGGGAGAGGAAATTGCGGGGGTTTTAAAGATTGACTATGACACGTTACAACGAGCGGTAAAGCGTGAATTTGAGATGACTTTTGCGGAGTATTTTAAAAAGCACGCTGCAAAAGGGAAAATGAGCTTGCGAAGAAAGCAGTTTGAGATTGCGAAAGTGGAAATGTTTCAATGCTGATTTGGCTTGGTAAGCAGCATTTGGGTCAGGCGGATAAGGTGGATAATATAGTCGAATAAAATAAGAATGAGACAAGGCAGCGAAGCCGCAGACAATACACATAGTACGGCAAGGCAAAGCAACGATGTATCATTCTTATTTTAAATGACTATAAATTGGTTCGTGCGGGAGTTGAGCGAAAATCTGGAATGGTTTATGCGTGAGCTTTTGGCGGGCAATGCGCCGAAAATGTTGATTGAGGCACCACCGCAACACGGTAAAAGTAAAGCGGTGGTTGATGCGTTGGCTTGGCTGGTCGGGCTGAATCCTGATTACAAGATTATTTTCAGTTCGTTTTCGGAACGGCCGGGGGTTCGGGCAAACTTATAGTCGAATAAAATAAGAATGAGACAAGGCAGCGAAGCCGCAGACAGTACACATAGTACGGCAAGGCAAAGCAACGATGTATCATTCTTATTTTAAATGACTATAAAATTGCAGCGTGTGTTTGATTCGGCAAAATATCGGCGGGTGTTTCCAAATACTCAAATCTTTAACCGACCAACTTGGCACACACGGGCACAACAGAAACATCAAGGCCGTCTGCAAAATCCCAACCCGTTTTGCAGACGGCCTCAACCCCATCGATTCAGCAAACCGGCTCCAACCGG
The nucleotide sequence above comes from Neisseria animalis. Encoded proteins:
- a CDS encoding trans-sulfuration enzyme family protein — protein: MKFATKAIHSSYDCDEHNRALMPPVYQNSMFAMQEIGEQIPYRYSRLSNPTRKVLEDTVADLEHGAAGFAFASGMAGIDAVWRTFLQPGDTIVAVADIYGGAYDLLNDVYARWGINVVFADLGNPDNLDRILAEHKVKMVWLETPSNPLLKLVDIPKLAAKAKAAGALVGIDNTFATPYLQNPLEMGCDIVFHSATKYLCGHSDVLMGVVVVKTKELAKPLQNMMVNSGAVAGPMDCWLVLRGIKTLALRMKAHCENALEIAKRLETHPAVAQVFYPGLVSHEHYELAQQQMPRGVGGVVTVYLKNDTKEAANSVIRNMNMVKMAASLGGVESLVNHCYSQSHSGVPHDVKTAMGIKVGLLRFSIGVEDVDDIWQDISNALDTTLA
- the folE2 gene encoding GTP cyclohydrolase FolE2 — protein: MNAIADVQSTRDLRNLPINQVGIKDLRFPIILSSDEGEQATVARLTMTVRLPAEQKGTHMSRFVALMEQETEAMSFGHLQKLTRDMAALLESESGKITVSFPFFRKKTAPISAIQSLMDYDVTLIGELENGKYRHSIKVLVPVTSLCPCSKEISQYGAHNQRSHVTVTLTVNEEVGIEEIIDCVENQASCQLYGLLKRPDEKHVTEKAYENPKFVEDMVRDVATALMADKRIESFTVESENFESIHNHSAYAYIAYP
- a CDS encoding DedA family protein; this translates as MFAILEEFFVEYGYAAVFLVLVACGFGVPIPEDITLVTGGVISGLGYTDVHMMFLVGMLGVLVGDGCMFAAGRIWGHKILKFKPIARVMTPKRYAQVQEKFDKYGNWVLFVARFLPGLRTPVFITAGISGVSYWRFLMMDGLAALISVPVWVYLGEYGAKNTDWLMAKVHQFQAGIFILLGIGAAVLLWFWWRKRRRASFFRAKLRELRNNRKAARAAKKNGTVQ